In Streptomyces liangshanensis, the DNA window ACTGACCGTCGTGGTCGCCCTGCTGGGGCAGTACGCGCTCGGCATCGGCTTCCTCAACGGCATGGCGGCCGCCTCCGCACTCACCGTCGCCCTCACCGTGCTCGCCTCGATCACCCTCCTGCCGGCCCTCCTCGGGCTGATGGGACACCGGGTGCTGAGCCGCAAGCAGCGCACCAGGCTGCGCGAACACGGCCCCGTCCAGGAGGAGCAGAAGGGCGTGTGGGGCCGCTGGGCCTCGGCGGTCCTGGCGAAGCCGCGCGGCAAGGCGCTGCTGGCCCTCCTGGTGATGGTGGTCATCTCCCTGCCGGTGTTTTCGCTGCGGCTGGGCAACGCCGACGCGGGCAACGACCCCTCGTCGAGCGCGAGCCGCCAGTCGTACGACCTCCTCGCGGACGGCTTCGGCCCCGGCTTCAACGGGCCGCTGCTGCTGGTGGCCCAGGCACCCCACGCCAAGGACAAGACGGCGCTGGAGTCCCTGGCCACCGACCTCTCCGGGGTGAAGGGGGTCGCCCAGGTGGTCGCCCCGCCGCTGGCCCCCGGCCAGGACGTCGCCACGATCCAGGTCGTCCCGACCACGTCGCCGCAGTCCGTGCAGACCACCGACCTGATCACCCACCTGCGGGACGACGTGGTCCCCGGCGCGGAGAAGGGCACCGACCTCCAGGTCTACGTGGGCGGCAGCACCGCGAGCGGCGTCGACTTCTCCGACGTCATCGTGTCCAAGCTGCCGCTGTTCATCGTGATCATCGTCAGCCTGGGGTGCCTGCTGATGATGGTGGCCTTCCGCAGTGTGCTGGTCCCGCTCATCGGCGTGGTGATGAACCTGCTGACCATGGGCGTGGCCTTCGGCGCGGTGGTCGCGGCCTTCCAGTGGGGCTGGATCTCCGAGGCGCTGGGCGCCGGAGCGGCCGGACCGGTCGAGGCGTTCGCGCCCGTCATGATGATCGCGATCCTGTTCGGCCTGTCCATGGACTACCAGGTGTTCCTGATCAGCCGGATGCACGAGGAATGGACCCTCTCCCGCGACAACGCGCGGGCGGTACGGATCGGGCAGGCCGAGACCGGGCGGATCATCACGGCCGCCGCCGTCATCATGGCGTGTGTCTTCGCGGCCTTCATGTTCAGCGGCCAGCGCATCGTCGCCGAGTTCGGCCTCGGCCTGGCGCTCGCCGTGCTCCTGGACGTCCTGCTCGTGCGTATGGTTATCGTGCCGGCGCTGATGCACCTGTTCGGCAAGCGCAACTGGTGGCTGCCGCGATGGCTGGACAAGCTGCTGCCGCACCTCTCCATCGAGGGGACACCCGACGAGGCGCCCGACACCGCCGCGGACGGGCGGGAGCGGGACCGGCAGGACGTACCGGTCGGGCGCTGAGCCCCCGGCGAGCCCCCCGTACGGCGAAGGAGGACGTGTGATCCCAACGGTGCTGAGCCGGGTCAGGGCGCGCCCGGCGCTGCACGACGCCGTGGTGGCCCTCGGGACCGCCGTCGTGCTGCTGTCGATCACCCTCAGCGTCGCGCTCAGGGCGTCGGACTCCGCCATCGCCGTACCGGCCGGCCTGGTGGTGCTGACCTGCCTGCCGCTGCTCGTCGGCAGCCGCTGGCCGGTG includes these proteins:
- a CDS encoding MMPL family transporter; the protein is MSALARWCYRHRLLTALIWLGVLVGLGAVSQSVGSAFSTTLSAPSTESSKALDLLKKNSPAASGDRDTVVWHTSGGKVTDSAVRQDLTGVLDRIAKAPGVASVSSPYAPGGAGQISKDTTTAYATVTLDKAANDVDKAQVEHVISLVKQARTDQVDVQYGGQAFRAAENEIKPTSEIVGVIAALLIMLLLFRSLWAATLPILTAVAGVGAGIMGTGVLSHTLSIPDVATTVAALVGLGVGIDYALFIVNRHRKGLMAGSSVEDAAARALDTSGRAVIFAGLTVVVALLGQYALGIGFLNGMAAASALTVALTVLASITLLPALLGLMGHRVLSRKQRTRLREHGPVQEEQKGVWGRWASAVLAKPRGKALLALLVMVVISLPVFSLRLGNADAGNDPSSSASRQSYDLLADGFGPGFNGPLLLVAQAPHAKDKTALESLATDLSGVKGVAQVVAPPLAPGQDVATIQVVPTTSPQSVQTTDLITHLRDDVVPGAEKGTDLQVYVGGSTASGVDFSDVIVSKLPLFIVIIVSLGCLLMMVAFRSVLVPLIGVVMNLLTMGVAFGAVVAAFQWGWISEALGAGAAGPVEAFAPVMMIAILFGLSMDYQVFLISRMHEEWTLSRDNARAVRIGQAETGRIITAAAVIMACVFAAFMFSGQRIVAEFGLGLALAVLLDVLLVRMVIVPALMHLFGKRNWWLPRWLDKLLPHLSIEGTPDEAPDTAADGRERDRQDVPVGR